ACGCCTTGACCTTGTTGCGCACATACACCTGCGAGGCCGGGCTGTCGCCGACCAGGATCACGGCCAGTCCAGGCTGCTTGCCCTGGGCCGTCAGCGCGGCGGCGCGCTTGGCGACATCGGCGCGGAGTTGTTGGGAGAGGAGGTTTCCGTCGATCAGTTGGGCTGGCATAGTAAGGGCTATTGAAAATTGAAAGCAAAGCAGGATTATAAGGGGTGTGCGCGCGGAAGACTGCGCCTGCGGCGTGTTACTTTGCGGAAACTTGTCGATTCTTGCGAATTAGTTCTCGCCGATTCCCGTAAATCCATCGGAAATTGTGCCTTTGATAAAATAAGGCGTGGCCAAATGCATTTTTCGAGCAGCTGGCCGATCGTAAATTGCTGTCTGGCCGGCATCCAACGCGTTCTTTCATTTTCGGCTATTCTCGCCTTCTACGATATCTGTATGCCACCGACTGCGGCTGTAATCATGCAACCAGCAAGCGCATGGCTGGAGCTGATAAATTTAAAAAGAGGGATGCTGAATTGACCGATCATTACACTCGCCGGCTGGCGCTGCTAGGGCAAGAGCAGCACCGCGACTTGCTAGGCCAGGGCCTGCGCGGCATCGAAAGAGAAACTCTGCGCGTCGACGCCGATGGCCGGCTGGCCCTGACGCCGCATCCGCGCGCGCTGGGTTCGGCGCTGACGCAGCCGCAGATCACCACAGACTATTCGGAGTCGCTGCTGGAGTTCATTACCCCGGCCGAGCATGATATTGCGACGGCTCTGACCGAGCTCGACACGGTCCACCGCTTCGTCTACAGCAAGCTGGGCGACGAACTGCTGTGGAGCCAGTCGATGCCGGCCCACCTGCCGGCCGAAGAACTGATTCCGATTGCCTGGTACGGCACTTCTCACATGGGGACCTTGAAGCACGTCTACCGGCGCGGCCTGGCGCTGCGCTACGGCAAGCGCATGCAGTGCATCGCTGGCATCCATTACAACTATTCGCTGGCCGAAGGCGTGTGGCAAACCTTGCAACAGGCGGAAGGCGCCAGCGGCACGGCCATGCACTTCCAGTCAGAAAGCTATATCGCACTGGTGCGCAACTTCCGCCGCTACAGCTGGCTGCTGATGTACCTCTTCGGCGCTTCGCCGGCCCTGTCCAAATGTTTCCTGGACGGCCGCGACCACCGGCTGGACGAGCTGGACAAAGATACTCTCTACCTGCCATACGCCACCAGCCTGCGCATGAGCGACCTTGGCTACACCAGCGAAGCCCAGGCGCGCCTGACGCCGCAGTTCAACAGCCTCGACAGCTACATCAAGAGCCTGGCGCGCGCGGTCAGCCAGCCTTATCCGCCATATGCCGAGATCGGCACCCACCGCAACGGCGAATGGGTGCAGATCAACACCAACATCCTGCAAATCGAAAACGAGTACTACTCGACCATCCGGCCGAAACGCGTGATCAATTCCGGCGAACGGCCGATCCAGGCGCTGTCGGCGCGCGGTGTGCAATATATAGAAGTGCGCTGCATGGACATCGACCCTTTCGAGCCGATGGGCATCAATCTGGAAACCTCGCGCTTCCTCGATGCCTTCCTGCTGTTCTGCGCGCTCGACGACAGCCCGCTCACCAGCGATGAAGAAAGCCTGGAAAACACCGAGAATTTTTCCCGTGCGGTGAAAGAAGGGCGGCGTCCCGGCCTGCAACTGCGGCGCGACGGCAATCCGGTCGGCCTGCAGACCTGGGGCAAGGAACTGCTGGAGCGGATCAGTGCGGCCGCGGATTTACTCGATGCCCAGCGCAGCGATGACGCACATGCCGCATCGCTGGCAAAGCAATGCCTCAAGCTGGACCAGGTGGAACTGACGCCTTCGGCGAAGGTCTTGGCGATCCTGCGCGATAACAAAGAATCGTTCGGCAGCTTCGCCCTGCGCCTGAGCAAAGAGCATGCGGCTCATTTCCTGGCAAATCCTCCTAGCCCGGACGAGCGTAATTATTACGAAACGATGGCGACGACGTCCTTGGCCGAGCAGGAGAGCCTGGAGCGTAGCCAGACCGGGGATTTCGATACCTTTGTTGCTGCTTACCGGGCCAGCACGCTGGGCAATATGAGTGTTTAGGAAACTATCAGTTAGTCTTCCTGGCGCCGGCGGCTTAAGCCGTCGGCTGAGTTTCGCCGGTTGACGAACGGATGGCAGGTGTCGAACCTTGCTGCATGACGCTCTTGCCCGCTCTGGCCAAGGACAATTTCTCTGACAATTGCCGGCGTGCTTCATGCATTGCCTGCGCCACCGCTTCGGGGCCGAAGACCAGTCCTTGCAGCGGGAAAAAATGCACATCGCTGATGCCGATCGATGCCAGCGCATAGCGCAGGTAGGGTGTCAGGAAATCAGTCTGCTTCGCTCGCTCACCCGCAAAAAATCCGCCCGAGCTGACCAGTACAAAGGTCGGACGGTCCTTCATCAGTCCGACCTTGCCCTGCGGCGTCGCCTGGAAACTACGATGGATGCGGATCACATGATCGATCCACAATTTGAGCGCGGCAGGTACGGTGAAGTTGTGCATCGGTGTGACGATGAACAGCATATCGTGTTGTTCCAGCTCGACGATCAGGCGTTCCGACCATTCGAATTCTTTCGCATCGGGCGCCGTTTGCGAAGTGAGGGCAGTTGCGTAGCCGCGCCCGATTGGCGGGATGGGCGACTGCACCAGGTCGCGTTCGGTGATCTTTACGTTATCGATCCCTGATGCGGTAATCGTTTCCATTGCAAGGCGATAACCATGGCTAGCATCGCTGTGCGGGCCGCTGTTCAATAGCAGGATGCGCGTCATGTGGTGGATTCCTGAGTAAGCGGTTCGACGAAATGCATGCCCTTTGCAAGCAACCCCTGGCGGAAGTAAAAGCGCTGCGCCAGTGCCATATGCAAGCCGGTATCCAGTACAAAGTGCTTGCAGTGCAGCGCAACGGCTTGTTGCCGCACTGCTTGCAGCAGACGTTCGCCTATTCCGGAGCGCTGCAAGGAAGCCGTTATCACCAGATCATCGACATAAACGAAACGGCCATATATCAGATTGTCTTGCAGGCGGTAGCCGGCAAGCCCGACGATGGCGCCATCGCGCCATGCTGCAAGCAGTCGATACCCTTGCGTGCGTTGCCGCGCGACTTGGGCGCTGTATGTTGTGCGATCGCTCAGATGCGGTCGCAATTCCTTCATCACGGAGAACGACGCTGCCAGATCGGCGTCGCTTTCGATGTGTTTTATCTCTAGCTGGGACTGCATGCATTTCTCCAAAAAACAATGGACGATGGGTTTGCGGACTAAATTATTGGAGCCAGCAATTACGACGGCATCTTGCGGAATGCGATGGCAAAGCGATTCCAGCTGTTGATCGACGTCACGAGCAATGTCAGTTCAACCAGTTCGGCATCGGTGAAATGTGGGCGGACTGCTTGCCACACTGTATCCGGCACGTGGTTTTGCGAGACCAGCGTCAACGATTCGGTCCATTCCAGCGCGGCGCGCTCGCGTTCGCTGAAGAACGGAGTTTCGCGCCATGCCGCGACGGTAGCCATGCGGCGCTCGGATTCGCCGGCTTTGCGGGCGTCGGTCACATGCATGTCGAGGCAGAATGCGCAGCCGTTGATTTGCGATGCGCGCAGGCGGACAAGTTCCTTCAGCAGGATGTCCAGCGTGCCTTTGTTGATGTGGTTTTCAACACCAATCAGTGCCTTGATGGCGTCTTTGTCGGCATTGAAGAAATCGAGGCGGGTTTGCATTTGAAGCTCCTTGGCTAGGTAAATCGAAGTGAACGAGTGGGTATTTGCTTGAGGCCTAGTATGCGAAAATCATGGATGTATTAGAAGGGCCAAGAAATAACAAAAGGACTAGTCCATGAAAACCCCTGACCTGGATCTGCACGTCGATCGCGCACTGGAATTGCCTATGTACCTGCAGATATGCCAGCGTTTCAAGACGGCGATCGAGCAAGGAAACCTGCATGCGGGGGATCGCGTGCCGGCGGTACGGGCGCTGGCGGCTGAATTGAATCTGGCGCGCGGTACGGTGGAAATGGCTTATCGCATCCTGGCGGACGAGGGATATCTGCAAATCAGGGGCGCGGCCGGCACCGTGGTTTCGCCGTCTTTGCCGCCGCCAGCTGTCCTCAAACCGCAGGTAGTCATGGCCGGACTAGCGCAGGCAGCCATCGTCGATCACGACGGCAAGCCGCCGAAGCCGCTGCAGATGGGCTTGCCTGCGCTCGATGCATTTCCGCGCAAGGTGTGGAACCGGCTGGTCGGCCATCGCCTGCGCAGCAGCGAACCGGCAAGACTGGCCTATCCCGACCCTGCCGGTTATGATCGTTTGCGTGAAAAAATTGCAACTTATCTGGGCGTCTCGCGCGGCGTGACCTGCCTGCCGGAACAGGTGTTCATCACGACCGGCTTGCGCAACACGCTTGAACTGACCCTAAGCAGCCTTGCGACTGTCGGCGATGCGTTCTGGTTCGAAGATCCCGGCTATATTTTTGCACGCCTGTTTCTGCAAAATGCCGCGGTCAAGGTCGTGCCGGTGCCGGTTGATGAAAATGGATTGATGGTGGAAGAAGGCAAGCGGCGCAGTCCGCATGCAAAATTCGCGATGGTCACGCCGTCGCACCAAAGTCCGCTTGGGGTGACCTTATCGCTGGAGCGCCGGCTGGCGTTTCTGGAATGGGCCAGCAAAGCAGGCAGCTGGATTATCGAAGACGACTACGATAGCGAGTTTCGCTACCAGGGACGGCCGCTGCCGGCGCTGAAAAGCCTGGATCGCAATGAGCGCGTCATTTACAGCGGCACCTTCAGCAAGGCGATGTTTCCGGGGTTAAGGCTGGCTTATGTGGTTGCGCCGGTCAGCGCGGTTGCACGCTTTCAGGCAGCCACCTACAACCTGAACGCAGGCTGCCCATATCTGTTTCAGGCAGGCATTGCCGATTTTATCGCTGAAGGTCATTTCTCAAGGCATCTGAAAAAAATGCGCCTGTTATATGCAGAACGTCGCGCGGTGACGTCGCGCGTTTTCCAGGAAATATTGGGCGACCGCATACGGATCGATCTGCAACCGGGCGGCTTGCACATACTGGCGAAGCTGGCTGAGCACGAAGACGATGTCATGCTGGCAGGTCGTGCGCGGACTGCCGGCTTGGCCCTGCATCCTTTGTCGCGCTGGTACATCAATGCCAAGCCGCGGCAGGGATTGTTGCTGGGCTTTGCCAATGTGATCGATGAGAAGGAGGCGATACGCCTGGCGCTGAAACTCAAACAAGCATTGGCATAGCGCCGCGCTGGGGCCATGGCCTGCAACGAGATATTTATCGATTATAGAGCTTCGTCAGGAGTCGCCAGGGATCGAAACATTCACTGGTGATAGGCAGCTTACGCCACCCACAAGAGACATTCACAAATCCTCGAAGCGGTCATGTTAACCGGCGAGAATTTCCATTGGTGCCTATTAGGCATTGTCGATAATGACTGACGTATACCTTCCACTGCTCGCAATTGGCTGTGGATTCAACCGACACATGGGGGCTTATAACTACCACAACTATATTTATCCACCCCTAGCCATTGCCAATTCATTCAGCTGATTTAAATCAACTTTAATGGTCCATGGCTTCTTCTCAAAATTTGGGCCATATTTACCGTGAATAAGGAGATCAGTGTCAGTCAATTCGAACATTATCGGTTCGAAGCGTGAATCTAAGCCTCCCTCTAACGAGCTGAGTGGACTCAATTCTCTACTCCATAGTGCGTTTCCTTGGAAATCGACGCCAAACATATCCAACACAACAGGACCTGAACCATTGTTGTTTGCGAATTTCGTCGTAAGAAAAAGCAACTGCTTACCTGTACTTGCCCAGTCCCCTGAAAGTCCTTCGTATTCAATTTGATAGAGTTTATCCAATCGATAATTTAAAAGCATCCTCTCTTCAGCCCACGCTCCGTGGCGCTCCGCCAGTACATTTATCTCTTTCCAACTACGCCCGCCATACTTTATTTCGTCGGCCCCTGGATATGGCCCATCTGTCGAACGGAGAATTGGTAATTTCCCCTCTTTTCTAAGTTCAAATAGTGCGAATTGTGAATCTGGGAGTCCACTAATCCACAAGGACTCGGTTGACACTATCCGCTCAGCGCTCTTTGCGAGTGCTTGCGGAGTAGGTTTGATACGTTTCATCAGCGTGGAATATCCGTCTATACCAGCCACTTGACAGTCATTGTCGGGCCCTTTGTTGAAGTGCGGCGGGGAGTCAATCCGATGAGCATCTGTAAATCCGGCAATAGTGACGTCGTTATTTATATCTTTAAGCACCCAACGCGTTAAGCTGGAGTTTGGCCCAGATTCTGATGTAATGGCATATCGAGCGGTTGGGTGTTCCAGGTAGGTTACCTGCAAGCAGGTGCCCGGCTTTACAGGGGGGGCAGACGTAAAAAAAGGTCCTGGAATCTTTTCCGGTGAAACGTAACACTTATTGTCTGATGCGTCTCCAAGCTCTAAATGAGCAAATCCACTTTCTCTTGCGATTGGCCAGCGCCTGTCGCCTTGATGAAGAAGGGATTTTGATTCATTAATTTTTACCTCGATAAATTGCATTCCGCCGACGGTCAGGAAATTCTGAACGTCTTTAGAACTAAGCCCGCCGGTTTCGTCGAGAAATCCATCAATCAAAAATGGACCTGGTGTCTGGGCAAGTTCCTTAACGCAAATTGAATGGGCTTGGGTTCTCAGGCTATTTCTTTTCCCGTCTCTATAAAATGCTTTGCCAAGAGGCCAAAAAATGGGAGCCGTAAGTACACAGGCAATCAGGCAGCCAAGAATTTTTCCTTTATATCCTTTCCCAAACCAAAGAGCTATTCCAAAAACGACAACAGGAATAAGTACAATGGCCCATATAAAAAGAAGAAGAAATTCCTCTCCGACCCCACGCTGTTTGTATTTGAAATACAACGGCGCACGTCCGCGTTGCAACGTAAATTTTGTCATTATTTTGAATTATCCCAATATCTTTTTGATTATGGTGATACCTTTTCCATATAGGTCGGCACGAATTTACTCACAAACTCCAATGCAAATAAAATCGGAAAATATGCGGCAAAGGTGATACCCATGTGAAACACATAGCAAACCATAAATATATGTGACAGATTTCACGTTAGGGCCTGCAATCAGATTAGAGAACGGAAATTCTACATGTCTTTTGTTCATACCTTAATTCGAATGACACCCAATGTCCGCTATGAAGCGGAAGCTTGAATGACCGCTCCTGCCGCCGTATTGAGCCAGTCGCAATAGACTCAATTCGCCCCGTTTCCGCCATTCTGGCTTGCCATTTTCTATGATCGATTGCGGCGACAACGGCCCTTCGATCAAGCACCTTCCTCGGCAGATCTTATCAACCAGAGGGGATCATCGCTGGTATCGGCGTCGTGTTAAGAGCGAGGGTTCTTGGCTACTTCCTGATTGCGTTTGCAGGCTCCTATGCGAACGGCGACTTCGTCGAAAATCGTCTCGGCGAATTCGACTGCAGCCGGCATCTTGGCATCGTACATCATGACGAATTCAATTTCCGGCAGTGCCGGCATGCCTTCAGACACTCCCAATTCGCGCAGCCCGTCGTCGATCGCGTTACGCGATACTGGTGCGATGGCGATGCCGGCTCGCGCGAGCGCTCGGATGCCGGCGACACTCGGACTTTCGCAGGCGATTCGATAAGGCATGCCGGCTAACGCGAGCGCTTTGACGGCTGCCGCCCGGTACGGGCACGGGTCGGGGGAGCAAGCCAGCGGCACATCACCTTCGGGAAGCGGCTCGTGACGAGCAAACGCCCAGACGAGCGGTTCTCGCCACAAAATCACGCCCTTGTTTGAGTGTGCACACCGGCTGCCGATCACGAGATCGAAATCGCCGTTTGCGTGCCGTCGAAACAAACTGTCGCCAATGTCGACCGTCAGATCCAGCAGCAAACCACGGCGCGCAGCGCTATAGCGGCGTATCGCGTCGGGAAGCCAGGCTCCCGCAAAATCCTCCGATGCGCCAATGCGCAGCTTGCCGCCGAACGCGTCGCCTGTTCCCAGCCTGGCCCTTGCTTCCTCGCTCAGATTGAGCATCGCTCGAGCGTATCCGAGCAGCGTTTCACCGTGCTCCGTGAGCGTGACGCTACGCGTATTGCGCACAAAGAGAGCACGACCGATTTGTTCTTCCAGGCGGACAACCTGGGCGCTGATCGCGGATTGACTCAGATTCAGTCTACGGCCAGCGCCGGTAAAGCTCCGCACATCGGCGACGGTAACAAACGTAAGAAGTAGCGCTGTGTCGAGGGGGGTGCTCATTAATCACAAAATCGGGTTAATTTAATCAATTAATATCGTTTCAAGATTATAAGCCAACTCGCTATGCTGCGAATCACAGTGGGCGACCGCGCATCCTGCGCGTCGCCGTCACCCTTGGTAAGGATTGGTTCCATGACACGCGTGCTCTATATTGAAGGCTCACCCAACAAGGAATATTCGGCGTCCATCGAAGTGTGCAATGCATTTCTCGATGTGTACCGGCTGGAGCATCCCGATCATGTGATACAGAAGCTCGACATATGGGACCTGGCGATGCCGGAATTCGACGAAGACGCCCTGGCCGCGAAGTACGCCGGACTGAACGGAGCGGCTTTGACGCCGGCGCAGGCGGCGGCATGGCAGGGCATCGAAGAACTCGCGGCGCCATTCCTCGAGGCGGACAAGTTCCTGTTCGGTGTGCCGCTATGGAATTTCAGCATTCCGTACAAGCTTAAGCATCTGATCGACGTGATCTCGCAGAAGGATGTCCTGTTCACATTCGATAGTTCAGGTTTTGCCGGCATGCTGCGTGGGAAAAAGGCGGCAGTCGTCTATGCGCGCGGACTCAGCTACCTGTCGCCGGGTTCGTTTACGCCGGCCAGCGAGTTCGACTTCCAGCGCCCCTATATTGAAACTTGGCTCAAGTTCGTGGGCATGAAAGACGCTGTCGGTATTGTGGTGGAGCGCACCTTGCTCGGCGCCGACGGAAAGGCCGATCGAAGTAGCGCCATCGAAGAAGCTCGCGCGATCGCACGCGTGTTCTGACCCTGCAGAGCTTCAGTGCAAATCGATCGTCACCCATACAGTCTCGATAACTATATACGACTTCAAAACAATTCCCTCTGCCCGCCCACCAGCGCCGCGAAACTATCGTCCAGAAACGGCAGTATTGCATCCGCCAGCGGCTGCAGCTGCCGGCTCAGGTAGTGGTCGTAATCAATCGCCGAGCGCTGTGTTTCCAGCGGCTCCGGGCCAGCCGTTGTCATCACGTAGCTGATCCAGCCGCCGTTCTGGTACTGCAATGGCCGTCCCTGCGCGCGATTGAACTCATCGGCCATGCGCGCCGCGCGCACATGCGGCGGCACGTTGCGCTGGTAGGCTTCGAGCGGGCGCCTTAGTCGCTTGCGGTAGACCAGCAAGTCGTCGAACTCCCCGGCCAACGTGCGGCTGACGTAGTCGCGCACATAAGCCTGGTAGGGTTCGCGCTTGAAGATGTGCTGGTAAAGCTGCTGCTGGAATTGCTTGGCCAGCGGCGTCCAGTCGGAGCGTACCGTCTCCAGTCCCTTGTACACCATCTCTTCGGCGCCGTCGCCATTGATGATCAAGCCGGCGTAGCGCTTCTTGCTGCCCAGTTCGGTGCCGCGGATGGTCGGCATCAGGAAGCGGTGGTAGTGGGTGTCGAACTCGAGTTCCAGCGCGGATTCGAGACCCAGGGTTTGCTGCAAATGCTGGCGCCACCAGTCGTTGACGTTTTGCGCCAGCGCATTGCCGATCTGCGTCGCTTGCTGTTCGGTATGCGGCTGTTTCAGCCAGACGAAGGTGGAATCGGTATCGCCGTAGATCACCTGGTAGCCCTTGGCTTCGATCAGCTCGCGCGTCCTGTGCATGATTTCATGGCCGCGCATGGTGATCGACGACGCCAGGCGCGGATCGAAGAAGCGGCAGCCGGTTGATCCCAGTACGCCGCAGAAGGCGTTCATGATGATCTTCAGGGCTTGCGACAGCGGTTGGTTGCGCTGGCGCTTTGCGCTTTCACGGCCTTGCCAAATCTGGCTGACGATGGCCGGCAGGCTGTGCTTGCTGCGCGAGAAGCGGGCGCCGCGGAAACCCGGTACGGAATCCTGGTCGGCGGGATGGCGCATGCCTTCGATCAGCCCGACCGGATCGATCAGGAAGGTACGGATGATTGAGGGGTAAAGACTTTTGTAATCCAGCACCAGCACTGAATCGTACAGGCCCGATTGCGAATCCATCACAAAGCCGCCTGGGCTGGATGCATCCGCGATCTCACCCAGGTTGGGCGCGACATAGCCCTGGCGGTGCATATGCGGCAGATACAGATGGCCGAAGGCGGCCACCGAACCGCCGCTGCGGTCGGCCGGCAAGCCGGTGACGGCGGCGCGCTCCAGCAGGAAGGGCAGCAGCTCGGTCTTGGCGAAGATGCGCGTCACCAGCTCGCAGTCTTTCAGGTTGTAGGTCGCCAGCGCCGGCTTGTCCTCGGCGAAACGGCGGTCGATTTCCGCCATGCGCTGATAGGGATTGGTGATGGATTTGCCTTCGCCCAGCAGGGTCTGGGCGACATATTCCAGGCTGAAGGAGGGGAAATTCCACATCGCCGATTTCAGCGCTTCGATGCCGTCGATGATCAGGCGCCCGGCGGCGGCGGCGAAATGGTGGTTTGGCTTGAAGCCGTGTTCGCGCCACTCCATCTGGCTGCCGCCGCGGCCGATGCGCAGCGCCATCTTGTATTCCTGGGCGTGCTTTTGCAGGACGCGCAGGTCAAACTGCACCAGGTTCCAGCCGATGATGGCGTCGGGGTCATGCCGCTCCAGCCATTGATTCAGTTGCTCCAGAAGGAGAGGGCGGCTGTCGCAGTATTCGAGGTCGAAGTCGATCCCGCTGGCGTCGCCGTTGGGCGGGCCTAGCATATACACCTGGCGCTGGCCGCAGCCTTCCAGGGCGATTGAATACAAGTCGCCGTGCGCCGTGGTTTCAATATCGAGCGAGACCAGCTTCAACTGCGGGCGATAGTCAGCCGCGGGTTTCATGTAACTGTTGAGCATGGGCCCGCTGGCATTGGCTTCGCCGGCGAACCAGACCGGCGCCGTGATGAAGCGTTCCATCAGATAGCGTTCCGGCGGACGGATATCCGCTTCGTAGACATCTACGCCGGCTTCCCTCAGCAGTTTCTCCAGCTTGATCAGCTGGCGGTGCTGCTGCAAATACAGGCCCAGCACCGGACGGCAATGGAAGTCAGTCAGCTGCAGCTGGCGCAGTTCGTAGCGGCGCTCGTTGCGCAGCACGCCATCCGCCAGTTGCTGCTGCTCGGCCGGAATGAATGCCACCGATTCCTGCGCGGACAGGCGGATGTGCTGCGGACCGCTGTCTGTGGCCAGCCAGAACTCGACTTCAGTACCAGTGGGGGTATCGCGCCAGTGTCTGGTTAAGAGAAAACCTTGTTGTGCCACGCTACTACCTTTTATAACTGCTTATATTTATTGAGGCATCGGCGCGATGCGGGGATCATGTCTTGCAAGAATACAAGTCCGATTATCCAAGATTTCATATGCGGTAGCACGCAGGGAGTAGCGGAAGTTTGTCCGGATTTTTTTAAAGGAGCATTGAACTGCGGATTGTCCGGCGCGACGTGTAATATATTCTGCGTTGATGTACGGCTTGTTGGCAGTACATAGCTAATAACAATCACATCGATAGTTTTAAATGTAATTTAGATTGCTTGCAATTTAATTTCGAGCACTATATTATTCAAGCCATGGAAACCAGCAAACATCATCTGCCGACTGCAAGCCTCCCGCCCGAGCTACTCGGTCCGGAAAGTCTGCTGCTGGACAACCAGCTGTGCTTTGCCCTGTATTCGGCATCGCTGACCATGACCAAGATCTACAAGCCGCTGCTGCAAAAGATGGGTCTGACCTATCCGCAGTATCTGGTGCTGCTCACCTTGTGGGAGCGCGACGAAGTGACTGTGTCGACGCTGGGCGAACGCCTGTTCCTGGATTCCGGCACCTTGACGCCCTTGCTCAAGCGCCTGGAAAGCAGCGGCCTGTTGCGTCGCCAGCGTGCTGTCCAAGATGAGCGCCAGGTGATTGTCAGCCTGACCGCGGCCGGTAGAGACCTGCGCAATGAGGCGCAGGCGATACCGCAGCACGTGAGCTGCAGCGTCGGTTGCTCATTGGATGAAGTGAAAATGCTGACCAGGGAACTGCAACGCCTGCGGGCGGCAATGGCGGGTAATATCGAGTAAGTCGGATGGTCGAAGCATGTTATTTCATGAAATACATTGTTAGCAATGTAATTGTGTAATTCATATTATTGTTTTACGCTTTTCATTCTTGCGTCATCTAAGTGTTGTACTTTTTTATCCGGATCGTCAGTACGGCCGACTGCTCTGATCCAAAGGATTTTTCAAACGGCCAATAAAGGAAATCATCATGTCAGTCGAAAAAGTTCTGTATCGCGCCCAAGCCACAGCAACCGGAGGCCGCGACGGCCGCGCTGTTTCATCCGATAACGTGCTGGACGTCAAATTGACCACCCCGAAGGAACTGGGCGGCGCCGGCGGCGTGGGCACCAATCCTGAACAACTGTTTGCAGCCGGCTATTCGGCCTGCTTCATCGGCGCCATGAAATTCGTCGCTTCGCAAGAGAAGATCCATCTGCCAGCCGACGTGGCGATCACCGGCCTGGTCGGCATCGGCCAGATTCCAGGCGGCTTCGGCATTGAAGTCGAACTGCAGATTTCCCTGCCAGGCATGGAAGCCGGCGCGGCGGAAGACCTGGTGAACAAGGCGCACAAGGTTTGCCCTTACTCCAACGCCACCCGCGGCAATATCGACGTTACCCTGACCCTGGTGTAATAAGAAAGGGCGAATGGCAGAGCTCATTCGCCCTGTGCTGCAAATGACGCTCATACGCCGAGGTTGCATTACTGCTGACTACGTCTTTGGCAGGCCGCTGCAATGTATTGGGCGGCCTGGTCGTTTTCCACGCCAGGCAGGTTTTGCAGCAGGCAAGCTTGATAGGTTCTTTCAGCGCTCTGCAGGAAGGCGCCTTCTTTGTACAGTTTGCGGCAGGCGTTGACAATCATGTCCGAGGCCTGGCCGGACTTGGCATTTCGCAGATACTGCAGCACGCATTCGTCATATTGCTGGCTATCGAACGCCATTGCAGGCCACGCCGAAAACGCCATCATGGCTAAGAACACATATGTCGAATATTTCATGGGCTGCTCGTCAGGCGCAAAAGTCGGGAAGTTTAGAGTATACATATCGGGCAGTCGGACACGACTGCAATAGGATTAATTTTTCATGAAGAGCCTAGGCGGGG
The sequence above is a segment of the Collimonas sp. PA-H2 genome. Coding sequences within it:
- a CDS encoding LysR substrate-binding domain-containing protein gives rise to the protein MSTPLDTALLLTFVTVADVRSFTGAGRRLNLSQSAISAQVVRLEEQIGRALFVRNTRSVTLTEHGETLLGYARAMLNLSEEARARLGTGDAFGGKLRIGASEDFAGAWLPDAIRRYSAARRGLLLDLTVDIGDSLFRRHANGDFDLVIGSRCAHSNKGVILWREPLVWAFARHEPLPEGDVPLACSPDPCPYRAAAVKALALAGMPYRIACESPSVAGIRALARAGIAIAPVSRNAIDDGLRELGVSEGMPALPEIEFVMMYDAKMPAAVEFAETIFDEVAVRIGACKRNQEVAKNPRS
- the gshA gene encoding glutamate--cysteine ligase; translation: MTDHYTRRLALLGQEQHRDLLGQGLRGIERETLRVDADGRLALTPHPRALGSALTQPQITTDYSESLLEFITPAEHDIATALTELDTVHRFVYSKLGDELLWSQSMPAHLPAEELIPIAWYGTSHMGTLKHVYRRGLALRYGKRMQCIAGIHYNYSLAEGVWQTLQQAEGASGTAMHFQSESYIALVRNFRRYSWLLMYLFGASPALSKCFLDGRDHRLDELDKDTLYLPYATSLRMSDLGYTSEAQARLTPQFNSLDSYIKSLARAVSQPYPPYAEIGTHRNGEWVQINTNILQIENEYYSTIRPKRVINSGERPIQALSARGVQYIEVRCMDIDPFEPMGINLETSRFLDAFLLFCALDDSPLTSDEESLENTENFSRAVKEGRRPGLQLRRDGNPVGLQTWGKELLERISAAADLLDAQRSDDAHAASLAKQCLKLDQVELTPSAKVLAILRDNKESFGSFALRLSKEHAAHFLANPPSPDERNYYETMATTSLAEQESLERSQTGDFDTFVAAYRASTLGNMSV
- a CDS encoding carboxymuconolactone decarboxylase family protein, yielding MQTRLDFFNADKDAIKALIGVENHINKGTLDILLKELVRLRASQINGCAFCLDMHVTDARKAGESERRMATVAAWRETPFFSERERAALEWTESLTLVSQNHVPDTVWQAVRPHFTDAELVELTLLVTSINSWNRFAIAFRKMPS
- a CDS encoding FMN-dependent NADH-azoreductase, with product MTRILLLNSGPHSDASHGYRLAMETITASGIDNVKITERDLVQSPIPPIGRGYATALTSQTAPDAKEFEWSERLIVELEQHDMLFIVTPMHNFTVPAALKLWIDHVIRIHRSFQATPQGKVGLMKDRPTFVLVSSGGFFAGERAKQTDFLTPYLRYALASIGISDVHFFPLQGLVFGPEAVAQAMHEARRQLSEKLSLARAGKSVMQQGSTPAIRSSTGETQPTA
- a CDS encoding FMN-dependent NADH-azoreductase, giving the protein MTRVLYIEGSPNKEYSASIEVCNAFLDVYRLEHPDHVIQKLDIWDLAMPEFDEDALAAKYAGLNGAALTPAQAAAWQGIEELAAPFLEADKFLFGVPLWNFSIPYKLKHLIDVISQKDVLFTFDSSGFAGMLRGKKAAVVYARGLSYLSPGSFTPASEFDFQRPYIETWLKFVGMKDAVGIVVERTLLGADGKADRSSAIEEARAIARVF
- a CDS encoding GNAT family N-acetyltransferase codes for the protein MQSQLEIKHIESDADLAASFSVMKELRPHLSDRTTYSAQVARQRTQGYRLLAAWRDGAIVGLAGYRLQDNLIYGRFVYVDDLVITASLQRSGIGERLLQAVRQQAVALHCKHFVLDTGLHMALAQRFYFRQGLLAKGMHFVEPLTQESTT
- a CDS encoding PLP-dependent aminotransferase family protein; this translates as MKTPDLDLHVDRALELPMYLQICQRFKTAIEQGNLHAGDRVPAVRALAAELNLARGTVEMAYRILADEGYLQIRGAAGTVVSPSLPPPAVLKPQVVMAGLAQAAIVDHDGKPPKPLQMGLPALDAFPRKVWNRLVGHRLRSSEPARLAYPDPAGYDRLREKIATYLGVSRGVTCLPEQVFITTGLRNTLELTLSSLATVGDAFWFEDPGYIFARLFLQNAAVKVVPVPVDENGLMVEEGKRRSPHAKFAMVTPSHQSPLGVTLSLERRLAFLEWASKAGSWIIEDDYDSEFRYQGRPLPALKSLDRNERVIYSGTFSKAMFPGLRLAYVVAPVSAVARFQAATYNLNAGCPYLFQAGIADFIAEGHFSRHLKKMRLLYAERRAVTSRVFQEILGDRIRIDLQPGGLHILAKLAEHEDDVMLAGRARTAGLALHPLSRWYINAKPRQGLLLGFANVIDEKEAIRLALKLKQALA